CAAAAGGAGATCCGGAAGGAAGTGTTCTTTTCGTCGGATCGGGATGGTTTGCGGAGAGTCCGTTCCATTCGATAAAGGAATTTTCATAGAACACCGTTGGTCTTCCCAGAATTACGAAAGTGGAAAGTCCTGTGACCATCGATCTCGCGTTCGTTCTGCAATAATGAAGATACGTTTGCCCTTGCTGATAACCGCTCACGGAACCGTTTTCTGCATGCCCCCATCCGGCAGGATTGGACCAAAGAGCCGCGATCGTCGCCTTCGATTTAAATCGGCCCGTGGTTTGATCAACTACTTGTAACCAAGGAGCAAAGAACGCGCCTTTCAAATGTCCTTCGGTGAGCGCTTTTTTCGCCGCTTCTACCTCGGCGGCGTTAGTTCCGTCGGCGGTTCCAACAAACTCGCGTTCGGTGGAAGTAGTGTTGTGTCTCGCATCGGCAATAAAAACGGAAGAAGTCAGACCGGTCACTCCGTGAGAATTCGGATTTCTAACGATCTTGATGACGTTCTCTACCGGCTGAACGAGCACGGAGTTGTCCACAGTACGCAGATTTTTTACGGAATACGTTCCGTCGTTCGGAGGAGAACTTTCCGTGCCGGAAGCGGTCAAGTCCGACGCGGAGAATTGTGTGTTGATCGGTCCGTCTAAGACAGCGACGTGTTTCGAATCCGCTCCCCAATATCTAAGCCAATACAAACCTCTACCCAGGGTTTGGTAGTTTCCGCCCTTTGGAGACGCCGAAGTACCCGCACCGGAATCCGCACCCGCCGCAAAAACCACGAGATCTTTTGAAAGATCGATCCGATAGAGTTTCAAAAACGCATCCGTTCTGGCTCCATCCGGAAGACCTGTTTGGACGTTTTCAAAGAGACCGTTGTTTCTTTTTTGTCTGAAGTTGATATCGGTTCCGCCACCGTTTGGCCAAGAATAAACATAAACTCCGCTGGTCGGTTTGATAAACTCCTGACCTGCGGTGCCTACATTGGATTGAAGAATGATTAGATTCCCCGTGATCGATGCAGGTTTCTGCGTCGCCCAATCCGATCGCCAACGGTTGATCGTCGTGGCGGTTACGAGACCGAATTCGTTATTATCATAGTTATCATTGGATTCCACAGCGAGTTCTGCGGCAGTATTGACCTTAACTCCGTTGGCAATGATTCCGGCGATCGCGAGAAGAAGTGTATCGTCTTTTTTTTCCGATGGTTTGCAGGTTCCCAGAAACCCCGCAAGAGCCAGCACAATTCCAAATTTACCAAGTTTGCGTTTCATGGTGTTTTTCCTTACGTTTGTTTCCTTCCAGCGGGGTTTCATTCCCAAAAGGAAGTTTTTCCAACATTCGAAGCGGAGGTTTGAAATTCCAATAGTTTTCTGCTTTAACAGATTAATTATTTACTATATTAAACACACCTTTTTACAATTTGCTAAATATATTTCCGGACATTTCGCTTAACGTCTAACGTTAATGCGAAATTGTTTAAACCGAACTGATTTATAATTTGATAGCTTTAGGGAAGAAGGAGAAATTTGGATCCGCGAGGGATCCAAATTTTATAGATTTACGGAAGAACTGATCCAAAACAGAAGAGCTTTGGAGGAAGATGGATTGAAAATTTCCTGCAGATCTTGAGCGAGAAAGACGGCGGTATCTCCGGGTGAGAGAAGATTCTTCTTTCCTCCGAAAACGAGCCCGATCTCCCCGTTTACCAAAGAAACCGTCTGCGATTTTTGTTTTTGAAACCAGATCGGCAGGGGAAAACTTCCCTGGGACAATTCTACTTCCAAAAACTCGAGGTGATTTTCCGAATCTCTGTACAATACGCGCGCGCTCAGTCGTTCTTTATGAAGAGTCAAAAGCTTGGATTCTTCTTTGCGAAGGATTTTAGGACTGTGCATCGAAACGTCGGGTAAAAATTCCGCGACCTGGGTTCGCAGAGCCTTGGACAATTTCCAAAGAATCGCGATGCTCGGGGTTGTCTTACCCGTCTCGATCAACCCCAGCATTCCCCGACTGACTTGTGCGATCTGGGCGACTTTCTCCATAGACAGACCTAACTCCAACCTTCGCTTTCGAATCTTATCTCCGAGAAAACTGGTCAAAAAATCATCGGGAACTTTTTCCGAAGAAGTCGTATCTGAATTATCTACACTGCGAGCCATAATTGTTTGCAAAGGAAGCCACCTCTTTTCTCGTTTCGTTCGATCTCGCTTTGAAATTTCGCATCGCTCCAACCCTTAAAAAAAACCCGGGAATCCCGGGGTAGAAAAGGGTCTTTTTCAGAGAAAGTTAGAGTTAGGACGGATCCACTAAAGAACCCGCCAAGCAGAGAATTCTTCTAATATATTAGAAAGTCAATAGGTATTTCAATATAACATACAAGTTAGATTTATATAGTGGAATTATTGCTAAAAATTATGGCGTTTTTGGCGAAAATCTTGGAATAAAGAAGGTAAGTCCCACCAAAGTGTATTCCAAAATGAGAATCCAGAGTGGATTTTCGTACAGCTGAAGCCCCGACGCGAACGAAAGCGTCTTTCCGGAAACGTACGAAAGAACCACTACGCCGGAAAAAACGATTCCGGAAAGGTCTCTGCTTCGAATCCAAAAGAAAAGTGACCACAGGAGATACCACGGATTTACGACCGGACTGAAAAGAAAGAACCAGAGAAAAGAATCACCGATCCTTCTTTCCTCATCCGAATCCGAGCGGTTTAGAAAATACAAACCGACGAGTCCCCAAAGACCGAGGCATATCAATCCGATCATCCACGGCGCGATGGTATCAAAGACAATTCTTCCCAAAATCCACTTTAGAAAAGCGTAAAGTGATGAATTGAATTCCCAGCTTTCCAGAAAAATCGAAAGCCCATCACCACCGACTCCTCCTTGGATCCGAAAGAATAAATATAGTGATAAAAAAGCGGTCACAAATCCGAGCAAAAATGGAACTCGTTTTGTTCGGAGAAGACAAAAAGGGAATAAGATCCAGGCGAAGACTTTGACGGAGCAAGCGATTCCTAACAATATTCCTGCAATCCAGAACCACTTCTTCTCTTTGTTTAGTATATATACGCCGCTGAGTAAGATGAGCCCAAGAAAATCGGGATGAGCTTGGATGTAGGTTTCGATGATGAGCAATGGAAACCAGAATACGATTCGAAAGTCTTTTTTTGTTAGGTGCTTTTGCATCCAAGACCACCCGAGAATCTCGATTAGAAAATAAATGCACTTGAGACCCAATAGAGAACCGGGAAACAAAAAAGCGGAGATCCAGAAAAGGATCTGCAAACACGGTCCGTATATCGTGGGCACTTCTGGGTGATTGATTCTACTTAAAATTTCCGTACTCCATGCAGGAAGATTCTCCTGAGAAAAAAAAGTTACGGGAGGTTTTCCATACGGAGTTCCGGTTTCCAGGGTTTGATATCCGTCCCATAGAAATCGAGCCCAGTCGTCTTCCCAAACGGGGAAAGTTAGAATCGCAGTTAGACGAAACAGGATTCCCCAAAACCATGTCCCCGCAAGGTTATCCGAGTCGTCCGCTTTCTTTAAGAACGGAAGAAGAACGATTCCAAAAAGAATCAAATAGATGCTTAGATAAAGGACTAACCCCTGAGTTCCGGGAAGTCGTTTCCAAAAAAGAAAAAGAGATATATACAACAAGAGCGCAATCGATCCCGCGATGTGAGTCGAGGCAAAATTCGAAATCAAAAGTGGTCGTTTTATCACTGGAGGTCTTGACGTTTTGAGTGGACAAAGAAACGGATCGGAAGAATTCTACGGATTGGATTATGAAGAGAACAAGCCACCAGATTCTGAATCGAGATTCGAGAGAAACGTTTCCCATCGATTCTCAGACTGTGGATCTGATTCTCACCTCTCCACCTTATCCGATGATCGAAATGTGGGACGAACTCTTTTTCGGTTTTTCGAATGAGATCCGAGAGAACCTCCTTACTCATCCCAGTCTTTCGTTTGAAAAAATGCACTTGGAGTTGGATAAGGTTTGGAAAGAATCCTTTCGTGTTTTGAAAGAAGGCGGCTTTTTTATAGTCAATATCGGAGACGCGACTCGGAAAACCGATTCCGGTTTTCAAATTTTTATGAACCACGCCCGTGTGATTCAGAGTTGTAATTCCATCGGCTTTCAAAGCCTTCCCGGAATCCTCTGGAGAAAACAGACTAATTCTCCCAATAAATTTATGGGTTCGGGAATGTTGCCCGCAGGTGCGTATGTAACCTTGGAGCATGAGCATATTCTAATATTCAGAAAAGGAAATAAACGCAGATTCACGTCCAAGCCCGAGAAATTGGCCAGGGCACAGAGCGCGTTTTTTTGGGAAGAACGCAATCTTTGGTTCTCCGATCTCTGGGATTTTAAAGGTAAAAAACAAGGTCTGGATTCGCTCGCGGGAAGGGAAAGAAGCGCGGCATATCCTCTGGAACTCGCAAATCGAATCGTACAAATGTATTCCCTCAAAGGTGATCTGGTTTTGGATCCTTTTCTCGGAACTGGTACGACTACCCTTGCCTCCATTGGAAATTGTAGGAACTCCATCGGTTTTGATCTGGATTCCAATCTTCTCCAAAATCCGTTCCAAAACCTCGCTTCTCTTCCCGAAGAACTCAATCGAATCACTGAAAAAAGAAAAACGAATCACGACCTCTTTGTCAAATCGAGGCTCGAGGAAGGAAAACCGTTTCTTCACTTCAATCAAAATCTGCAAACCCCGGTCGTCACCAATCAGGAAAAGTTTTTGACTTTAGATAGAATCACTCGAATCGAAAAAAACGCAGAGGACAAAATTCTTGTAGATTACTCTCCCCTTTTTCAAGCGGTCGCACCGCCGCAACTCGAACCAGCTCCTGCCGTACAACCGTAACAATGTTCTCCAACTCGGATCGTTCTTTGTAATAAACTCGCTCCGTCATAATCACGGATGTTCTGGATCGTTCCTTCCACCTTCATCTCCAACATCTGATTGAAATCGCAGTCGTAGAGAGAACCGTCATATCCCACACTCAGCGTATTCTTGCACATAACACCGAATGCCGCCGAGGGATTAAAAGAACTCACGAGTTTTTCGAAATAGTTTTCGAGATTGCCGCTTTCCTGTAGATATTCCAAATATCTAGAAATCGGCATATTCGTAATCGTGAATAGAGAATTAAAATGAATTCCGTGTTCCTTATAAAGAGAATTCTTAAATTCTTTCTCTAAGGAGATTTGTGCCCCGGGTAAAAAGGCGCCTGCAGGATTGTAAACCAGATTGAGTATCAGACCCGAATCGGGTATTCCGTAACCAACCGAATTCAAACGTTTTAGCGCTTCGATCGATCGATCGAACACCCCTTCTCCTCTTTGCGAATCCGTTCTTCTTTTTTCAAAGTATGGAAGACTGGAAACCACTTCTACTCGATTCTCAGCATAAAAATCGGGAAGATCCGCATAACGTGCTCCCGCGAGAAGGATCGTGAGATTACAACGGACCATCACTTTTTTTTCGAGCTTTCGAAGCTCCTGTACGAGCCAACGAAACTCAGGATTCATCTCGGGCGCTCCACCCGTGATATCGACGATCGGGATCGAACTCGTAGCAAGAACGCTCAAACAATGAAGCATCATTTCCTTGCTCATATTCTCCTTTCGATCCGGACCCGCGTCCACATGACAATGTTTGCATGTTTGATTGCAGAGTTTACCAAGGTTCATCTGAAAAATCTCGGTAGGAATCGGATACAACGATCCCACTTTTGACTGTTCTAGTTTTTCAGAAAAAGAAGGAAGATTCTTCCGATCCAGGACCTCTTTCAAGATACGAAATTGTCGTTCGGGCGAAGCGAGTTCACTTCCGCGTGATTTTAAGGATTTCATTCTTCTTTTTCCTAATATCTCTTCGAAAGATTACATTCCGAGTTCTTTGACCTTGTTCATCATCTGGACGGAATGAACGAGGCTCGCGCCTCCGCGAATCGCCGCGGCAACGTGAACCGCTTCCATCAATCCGGCTTCACTTACACCTTTTTCTAAGGTGTCCGTCGTATAAGCATCGATACAATATGGACATTGAATCGCATGCGAAACAGCGAGTGCGATCAAGGATTTTTCCCGAGCCGTCAAGGCCCCTTCCGCAAAGACGTCTCCGTAATAATCAAAAAATTTTTTCGCAAGGTTCGGTTGGAATTCTCCGATATTTCCGAATTTCTTGAGATCGTCCGGTACGTAGTAACTTTCTTTAGACATAGTATTTCCTTTCTTTCATAAGTATTCAGGAGAAATAGAATTAGGAAAGGATCGTTTGAAAGAACCTTTCCTCTTGTTTATAAAATCAGTTCTTCGGTTTGAAGGTTAGATTGTTACACTTCTCACAGACTTCCTGTGGAATGACTCCCCATTGCATCAAATATCCGAAAACAAAACAACCGGCACAAAAACCAACGATCGATTCGAGAGCCGCAAAAAAGGCCAATATCCCGAGCACGATTTGAAATTCAAAAATCTGGCCTTGGCTCAACAAAACGAGAGACGTTAGGCTAAACCCAAACCCGATCGTCTGGGCGAATCGTTTCGGAGGTCCGGGTGTGGGTCTTTCTCCTAAACGAAACAAGGGTACAATACCATGGATGGCGAGTTTTGCAAAGAGGGAAAACTTCGGCCCATATAAAACGCGAGCTGTAAATCCGTAGAACAACGCAAGATTCAACCAAATCGATTGTGTGAATAACGTAGCTAAAGTGAGAATCAATACTAAACCGGCCACCGATCGGGCGGCGTATTCATTGACCGAATCCGGGAAATTTCCAATGCGTATCATCCGTTCCTCCTATCCTCTTGGATAACGACAGGTCCGATTCTTGGACCTATTTTTCACGTAAAAGAGTCACCTTCATTTCCGCAATAATTTTAAATATTTTGCTATAACATTAAAATTTCTGTTATAACGAAATCAAGCTTGTCGCCTAAGAAATGCCGAATTCTTCTGACAAAAAAAGAAATCCAGGTTTGAGAACATTCTAAATGATAGGATGAAAAGATCCTCGAACCGATAGGAAAGAACGATGAAAATTCAATCTGTATTCTTAGCTCTCTTTCTTTTAGTTCCAAGTTTCCTCTTCGCACA
This window of the Leptospira stimsonii genome carries:
- a CDS encoding arsenosugar biosynthesis-associated peroxidase-like protein; amino-acid sequence: MSKESYYVPDDLKKFGNIGEFQPNLAKKFFDYYGDVFAEGALTAREKSLIALAVSHAIQCPYCIDAYTTDTLEKGVSEAGLMEAVHVAAAIRGGASLVHSVQMMNKVKELGM
- a CDS encoding helix-turn-helix transcriptional regulator, with translation MARSVDNSDTTSSEKVPDDFLTSFLGDKIRKRRLELGLSMEKVAQIAQVSRGMLGLIETGKTTPSIAILWKLSKALRTQVAEFLPDVSMHSPKILRKEESKLLTLHKERLSARVLYRDSENHLEFLEVELSQGSFPLPIWFQKQKSQTVSLVNGEIGLVFGGKKNLLSPGDTAVFLAQDLQEIFNPSSSKALLFWISSSVNL
- a CDS encoding DUF4395 domain-containing protein, translated to MIRIGNFPDSVNEYAARSVAGLVLILTLATLFTQSIWLNLALFYGFTARVLYGPKFSLFAKLAIHGIVPLFRLGERPTPGPPKRFAQTIGFGFSLTSLVLLSQGQIFEFQIVLGILAFFAALESIVGFCAGCFVFGYLMQWGVIPQEVCEKCNNLTFKPKN
- the arsS gene encoding arsenosugar biosynthesis radical SAM (seleno)protein ArsS (Some members of this family are selenoproteins.), yielding MKSLKSRGSELASPERQFRILKEVLDRKNLPSFSEKLEQSKVGSLYPIPTEIFQMNLGKLCNQTCKHCHVDAGPDRKENMSKEMMLHCLSVLATSSIPIVDITGGAPEMNPEFRWLVQELRKLEKKVMVRCNLTILLAGARYADLPDFYAENRVEVVSSLPYFEKRRTDSQRGEGVFDRSIEALKRLNSVGYGIPDSGLILNLVYNPAGAFLPGAQISLEKEFKNSLYKEHGIHFNSLFTITNMPISRYLEYLQESGNLENYFEKLVSSFNPSAAFGVMCKNTLSVGYDGSLYDCDFNQMLEMKVEGTIQNIRDYDGASLLQRTIRVGEHCYGCTAGAGSSCGGATA
- a CDS encoding rhodanese; its protein translation is MKRKLGKFGIVLALAGFLGTCKPSEKKDDTLLLAIAGIIANGVKVNTAAELAVESNDNYDNNEFGLVTATTINRWRSDWATQKPASITGNLIILQSNVGTAGQEFIKPTSGVYVYSWPNGGGTDINFRQKRNNGLFENVQTGLPDGARTDAFLKLYRIDLSKDLVVFAAGADSGAGTSASPKGGNYQTLGRGLYWLRYWGADSKHVAVLDGPINTQFSASDLTASGTESSPPNDGTYSVKNLRTVDNSVLVQPVENVIKIVRNPNSHGVTGLTSSVFIADARHNTTSTEREFVGTADGTNAAEVEAAKKALTEGHLKGAFFAPWLQVVDQTTGRFKSKATIAALWSNPAGWGHAENGSVSGYQQGQTYLHYCRTNARSMVTGLSTFVILGRPTVFYENSFIEWNGLSANHPDPTKRTLPSGSPFATDTADLTVSTGGAGGGPTFNAANAANYKTVINPNATTSRQTLIDDWNYKIQ
- a CDS encoding DNA-methyltransferase, which translates into the protein MKRTSHQILNRDSRETFPIDSQTVDLILTSPPYPMIEMWDELFFGFSNEIRENLLTHPSLSFEKMHLELDKVWKESFRVLKEGGFFIVNIGDATRKTDSGFQIFMNHARVIQSCNSIGFQSLPGILWRKQTNSPNKFMGSGMLPAGAYVTLEHEHILIFRKGNKRRFTSKPEKLARAQSAFFWEERNLWFSDLWDFKGKKQGLDSLAGRERSAAYPLELANRIVQMYSLKGDLVLDPFLGTGTTTLASIGNCRNSIGFDLDSNLLQNPFQNLASLPEELNRITEKRKTNHDLFVKSRLEEGKPFLHFNQNLQTPVVTNQEKFLTLDRITRIEKNAEDKILVDYSPLFQAVAPPQLEPAPAVQP